In a single window of the Cupriavidus basilensis genome:
- the alkB gene encoding DNA oxidative demethylase AlkB, whose amino-acid sequence MTFDLFDSLPQDAPRAEPIVPGAVVLRGFAREHELTLLDNVRAIATQAPWRHLITPGGLRMSVAMTNCGQFGWVSDVTGYRYEAADPLSGQPWPSMPDAFLALARDAAATAGFADFRPDACLLNRYAPGTRLSLHQDRDERDLRAPIVSVSLGLPAVFLFGGLARAERPLRVRLAHGDVVVWGGPARLAFHGIAPLADGDHALVGRERINLTFRKTR is encoded by the coding sequence ATGACCTTCGACCTGTTCGACTCCCTACCCCAGGATGCCCCCCGCGCCGAGCCCATCGTGCCCGGCGCAGTGGTGCTGCGCGGCTTCGCACGCGAGCATGAACTCACCCTGCTGGATAACGTGCGCGCCATTGCCACGCAAGCGCCGTGGCGGCACCTCATCACGCCGGGCGGCCTGCGCATGTCGGTGGCCATGACCAACTGCGGCCAGTTTGGCTGGGTTTCGGATGTCACCGGCTACCGCTACGAAGCGGCCGATCCCCTCAGCGGCCAGCCCTGGCCAAGCATGCCGGATGCCTTCCTGGCGCTGGCGCGCGATGCGGCCGCCACGGCCGGCTTTGCCGACTTCCGGCCCGATGCGTGCCTGCTCAACCGCTATGCCCCAGGCACCCGGCTCTCCCTGCACCAGGACCGCGATGAGCGCGACCTGCGCGCGCCCATCGTCTCGGTGTCGCTTGGCCTGCCGGCCGTGTTCCTGTTCGGCGGCCTGGCCCGCGCCGAGCGCCCGCTGCGCGTGCGGCTGGCGCATGGCGATGTGGTGGTATGGGGTGGCCCGGCCAGGCTGGCGTTCCACGGCATTGCGCCGCTGGCCGACGGCGATCACGCGCTGGTGGGCCGCGAGCGGATCAACCTGACTTTCCGCAAGACGCGCTAA
- the fliI gene encoding flagellar protein export ATPase FliI has product MPRCPRAGAAWSRRSAVTTRGSRRMPDTSANASANTSVNTDFTAGLHGQRWRDALTAASAGIAEIDSKRSCGRLTRAAGLVLEAVGLRLPVGSDCLIELPGGQLHGKNTGPRLAEAEVVGFGADRLYLMPQSDVVGLVPGARVYPLEPTPLPSGDTTPREPGSKRLPVGEGLLGRVLDAAGRPLDGLGPITAATEVTLGGTQINPLSRAPIETVLDVGVRAINGMLTVGRGQRMGLFAGSGVGKSVLLGMMARYTSAEVIVVGLIGERGREVKDFIENILGPEGRARSVVVAAPADTSPLLRMQGASYATRLAEYFRDQGRHVLLIMDSLTRYAMAQREIALAIGEPPATKGYPPSVFAKLPTLVERTGNGAEGGGSITAFYTVLTEGDDQQDPIADSARAILDGHIVLSRSLAESGHYPAIDVEASISRAMTALIEPPQFASVRRFKQLMSRYQRNRDLISVGAYVPGNDPELDLAIHLHPQMEAFLQQDIHERAGYDASIGQLHSLFHRSEHG; this is encoded by the coding sequence ATGCCACGCTGTCCACGCGCTGGAGCCGCGTGGTCAAGGCGCTCGGCCGTGACGACCCGTGGGAGCCGCCGCATGCCTGATACCTCGGCCAATGCCTCGGCCAATACCTCGGTGAATACGGATTTCACCGCCGGCCTGCATGGCCAGCGCTGGCGCGATGCGCTCACCGCCGCCTCGGCCGGCATTGCCGAGATCGACAGCAAGCGCAGCTGCGGCCGCCTGACCCGCGCCGCCGGCCTGGTGCTGGAAGCCGTGGGCCTGCGCCTGCCGGTCGGCAGCGATTGCCTGATCGAGCTGCCGGGCGGCCAGTTGCACGGCAAGAACACCGGCCCGCGCCTGGCCGAGGCAGAAGTCGTTGGCTTCGGCGCCGACCGGCTCTACCTGATGCCGCAATCCGACGTGGTGGGCCTGGTGCCCGGCGCGCGCGTCTATCCGCTCGAGCCCACGCCGCTGCCCAGCGGCGACACCACCCCGCGTGAGCCGGGCTCGAAGCGCCTGCCGGTGGGCGAAGGCCTGCTCGGGCGCGTGCTCGATGCCGCCGGGCGTCCGCTGGACGGCCTGGGCCCCATCACCGCTGCCACGGAAGTCACGCTCGGCGGCACGCAGATCAACCCGCTGTCGCGCGCGCCCATCGAGACTGTGCTCGACGTGGGCGTGCGTGCCATCAACGGCATGCTCACCGTGGGCCGCGGCCAGCGCATGGGCCTGTTCGCCGGCTCCGGCGTGGGCAAGAGCGTGTTGCTGGGCATGATGGCGCGCTACACCAGCGCGGAAGTGATCGTGGTCGGCCTGATCGGCGAGCGCGGCCGCGAAGTGAAGGACTTCATCGAGAACATCCTGGGCCCGGAAGGGCGCGCGCGCTCCGTGGTGGTGGCGGCACCTGCCGACACCTCGCCGCTGCTGCGCATGCAGGGCGCCTCTTATGCCACGCGCCTGGCCGAGTACTTCCGCGACCAGGGCCGCCACGTGCTGCTGATCATGGACTCGCTCACGCGTTACGCCATGGCCCAGCGCGAGATCGCCCTGGCCATCGGCGAGCCGCCCGCCACCAAGGGCTATCCGCCCTCGGTGTTCGCCAAGCTCCCCACGCTGGTGGAGCGTACCGGCAACGGCGCCGAAGGCGGCGGCTCGATCACGGCCTTCTACACCGTGCTGACCGAAGGCGACGACCAGCAGGATCCGATCGCGGATTCCGCGCGCGCCATCCTGGACGGCCACATCGTGCTCTCGCGCAGCCTGGCGGAATCCGGCCACTACCCCGCGATCGACGTGGAGGCCTCGATCAGCCGGGCCATGACGGCGCTGATCGAGCCGCCGCAGTTCGCCTCGGTGCGGCGCTTCAAGCAATTGATGTCGCGCTACCAGCGCAACCGCGACCTGATCAGCGTGGGCGCGTACGTGCCGGGCAACGATCCGGAGCTGGATCTGGCCATCCACCTGCATCCGCAGATGGAGGCCTTCCTGCAGCAAGACATCCATGAGCGCGCCGGCTACGACGCCTCGATCGGCCAGTTGCATAGTCTCTTCCACCGGAGTGAACATGGCTAA
- a CDS encoding glycosyltransferase: MTRICLNMIVKNEAPVIARCLASVKPWIDRWTIVDTGSTDGTQALVRQIMGDLPGALHERPWIDFAHNRNEALALARAGMEGAAGAEDYVLFIDADETLRMPEGFRWPRLADDGYRFQCELGGWQYQRNALVKAGQPWRWEGVLHEYLTQDPAHAWQHLPGPAIVVSRDGARARDPHTYLRDIEVLERALSKDPANARYCFYLAQSYRDAGKLEASLKQYQARVAMGGWEEERWFALFQIAVLTERLAADAAHAANPAYAPGAVRDAYLAAYQARPARAEPLCELARYHRLRGEFAQAHLYAQQAAAMPCPADTLFVDASVYAWRALDELTVSAYYIGALAQGKAALQKLLAEERFPPTESTRIQSNRPYYGL; encoded by the coding sequence TTGACGCGCATCTGCCTGAACATGATCGTGAAGAACGAGGCCCCGGTGATCGCCCGGTGCCTCGCGTCCGTCAAGCCATGGATCGACCGCTGGACGATCGTCGACACCGGGTCCACCGACGGCACCCAGGCGCTGGTGCGCCAGATCATGGGGGACTTGCCCGGCGCGCTCCATGAGCGGCCCTGGATCGATTTCGCGCACAACCGCAACGAGGCCCTGGCCCTGGCGCGCGCCGGCATGGAGGGCGCGGCCGGTGCCGAAGACTACGTGCTGTTCATCGATGCCGACGAAACCCTGCGCATGCCCGAAGGATTCCGCTGGCCCCGGCTGGCCGACGACGGCTACCGCTTCCAGTGCGAGCTGGGCGGCTGGCAATACCAGCGCAACGCCCTGGTCAAGGCGGGCCAGCCCTGGCGCTGGGAAGGCGTGCTGCACGAATACCTGACGCAGGACCCGGCGCACGCCTGGCAGCACCTGCCCGGCCCCGCCATCGTGGTCTCGCGCGATGGCGCCCGCGCCCGCGATCCGCACACCTACCTGCGCGACATCGAAGTGCTGGAGCGCGCCTTGAGCAAGGATCCGGCCAACGCGCGCTACTGCTTCTACCTGGCGCAGAGCTACCGCGACGCCGGCAAGCTGGAAGCCAGCCTGAAGCAATACCAGGCGCGCGTGGCCATGGGCGGCTGGGAGGAGGAGCGCTGGTTCGCGCTGTTCCAGATCGCCGTGCTGACAGAACGCCTTGCCGCCGACGCCGCGCATGCGGCAAACCCGGCCTACGCCCCCGGCGCCGTGCGAGACGCCTACCTTGCCGCCTACCAGGCGCGCCCCGCGCGTGCCGAGCCGCTGTGCGAACTGGCCCGCTACCACCGGCTGCGTGGCGAGTTTGCGCAGGCGCATCTCTACGCCCAGCAAGCCGCGGCCATGCCGTGCCCGGCCGATACCCTGTTTGTCGATGCATCGGTCTATGCCTGGCGCGCGCTCGACGAACTCACGGTCAGCGCGTACTACATCGGCGCGCTGGCGCAAGGCAAGGCCGCCTTGCAAAAGCTGCTGGCCGAGGAGCGTTTCCCGCCCACCGAAAGCACGCGCATCCAGTCGAACCGGCCCTACTACGGCCTGTAG
- the fliH gene encoding flagellar assembly protein FliH: MPTSERALRQFRGLASDSEFVDGRSELRGDHASDAGDGRAAGNRGAPRQAGFESFAAPAGRAPQKNGWQRWQMVSLDPRKAAPAPAEFMPLEPAPPPIDFAALDAMREGARKEGYAQGYTQGQTQGYGDGHREGYARGLEGARTEAAHLQQLAATFSHALGRVDEEVAQTLISLALDVARQLVQQAVQADPAVLLPAVRELLAAEPALSGSPCLLLNPEDVTLVETHLTGELQAAGWSVRADPAIARGGCVASAASGELDATLSTRWSRVVKALGRDDPWEPPHA, from the coding sequence ATGCCTACGTCTGAACGTGCCCTGCGCCAGTTCCGGGGCCTTGCCTCGGACAGCGAATTTGTCGATGGCCGCAGTGAGCTTCGCGGCGATCATGCCAGCGATGCCGGCGATGGCCGCGCAGCGGGCAACCGCGGCGCGCCGCGCCAGGCCGGCTTCGAGAGCTTTGCCGCGCCGGCGGGCCGCGCCCCGCAGAAAAACGGCTGGCAGCGCTGGCAGATGGTCTCGCTGGATCCGCGCAAGGCCGCGCCCGCTCCGGCAGAGTTCATGCCGCTGGAGCCCGCACCGCCTCCCATCGACTTTGCCGCGCTCGACGCCATGCGGGAAGGCGCGCGCAAGGAAGGCTACGCCCAGGGCTATACCCAGGGCCAGACCCAGGGCTACGGCGACGGCCACCGCGAAGGCTATGCGCGCGGCCTGGAAGGTGCACGCACCGAAGCCGCCCACCTGCAGCAACTGGCCGCCACCTTCAGCCACGCGCTTGGCCGCGTTGACGAAGAAGTGGCCCAGACCCTGATTTCACTGGCGCTGGATGTGGCGCGCCAGCTCGTGCAGCAAGCCGTGCAGGCCGATCCCGCCGTGCTGCTTCCGGCGGTGCGCGAACTGCTCGCGGCCGAGCCGGCGCTGTCCGGCTCGCCCTGCCTGCTGCTCAATCCCGAAGATGTCACGCTGGTGGAAACCCACCTGACGGGCGAACTCCAGGCCGCCGGCTGGAGCGTGCGCGCCGACCCGGCCATCGCGCGCGGCGGCTGCGTGGCGAGCGCCGCCAGCGGCGAGCTCGATGCCACGCTGTCCACGCGCTGGAGCCGCGTGGTCAAGGCGCTCGGCCGTGACGACCCGTGGGAGCCGCCGCATGCCTGA
- the fliJ gene encoding flagellar export protein FliJ — translation MAKPSALNTLADLAQNDTDAAARELGRLQGLRNQAEQQLAALTQYRQEYRERMQAIAQDGMTSTRWQDFAQFLASLDTAIRQQTEALARAEAQLLAGRANWQQQKRRQNSFDTLITRADTREQIASTRREQRDTDEYAARAARLQVAGRHR, via the coding sequence ATGGCTAAGCCATCTGCATTGAATACCTTGGCCGACCTGGCCCAGAACGATACGGATGCCGCCGCGCGCGAGCTGGGCCGGCTGCAAGGCCTGCGCAACCAGGCGGAGCAGCAACTGGCCGCGCTCACGCAGTACCGGCAGGAATACCGCGAGCGCATGCAAGCCATCGCGCAGGACGGCATGACTTCCACCCGCTGGCAGGACTTTGCGCAGTTCCTGGCCTCGCTCGATACCGCCATCCGCCAGCAAACCGAAGCGCTGGCCCGGGCCGAAGCCCAGTTGCTCGCTGGCCGCGCCAACTGGCAGCAGCAAAAGCGCCGCCAGAACTCCTTCGACACGCTCATTACCCGCGCGGATACGCGCGAGCAGATTGCCAGCACGCGCCGCGAGCAACGCGACACCGACGAATACGCAGCCCGCGCCGCCCGCCTGCAAGTTGCAGGCCGCCACCGCTAA
- the fliF gene encoding flagellar basal-body MS-ring/collar protein FliF translates to MNAVAALSNKSELFERLKTNPRLPLILGGAALAAAIAVGVLWSRAPDYKVLYSNLSERDGGAVIASLQQMNVPYKFAEGGGAVMVPSEKVHETRLRLASQGLPKSGTTGMELMDTQKFGISQFAEQVNYQRGLEGELARSIESIGAVQSARVHLAIPKPTLFVRERQKPTASIVLQLYPGRAIDDGQVAAIGHLVSSSVPELTPKAISIVDQHGNLLSGSGTNERMLDAGQIKYVQALERNYAQRVEAILAPILGQDNVKAQVTADVDFSIVEHTDESFKPNQDPTRAAIRSQQSSESSQQGAAPVGGVPGALSNQPPAPATAPIATAQPPRPGQPNQPGQQAGQQGQAAGQAQGGATATAQTGPSSNRHDSTTNYELDRTVRHVQQAPGGVKRLSVAVVVNYRQKAGANGKMVSEALPAAQLAQIENLTKEAMGFSADRGDSLNVVNSPFNVDNDIKPELPLWKQPEMIALAKTAAGYLLLALLALFVWFKVARPVLRKYTAPPLPPPQENSADNEAILLPPEEPANPEVLRLAAKYESDLALVRDAAQRDPRLVASVIKNWMASDDR, encoded by the coding sequence CTGTCCGAGCGCGACGGCGGTGCCGTCATCGCCTCCCTGCAGCAGATGAACGTGCCGTACAAGTTCGCCGAAGGCGGCGGTGCGGTGATGGTGCCCTCCGAGAAAGTCCACGAAACGCGGCTGCGCCTGGCTTCGCAGGGCTTGCCCAAGAGCGGCACCACGGGCATGGAGCTGATGGACACGCAGAAGTTCGGCATCAGCCAGTTTGCCGAACAGGTCAACTACCAGCGCGGCCTGGAAGGCGAGCTGGCCCGCTCGATCGAGTCGATTGGGGCGGTGCAGTCGGCGCGCGTGCACCTGGCCATTCCCAAGCCGACGCTGTTCGTGCGCGAACGCCAGAAGCCGACCGCCTCGATCGTGCTGCAACTCTACCCGGGCCGCGCCATCGATGACGGCCAGGTCGCCGCGATCGGCCACCTGGTTTCGTCCAGCGTGCCGGAGCTCACGCCCAAGGCCATCTCGATCGTCGACCAGCACGGCAACCTGTTGTCCGGCAGCGGCACCAACGAGCGCATGCTCGACGCCGGCCAGATCAAGTACGTGCAGGCGCTGGAGCGCAACTACGCGCAGCGCGTGGAGGCCATCCTGGCGCCGATCCTCGGCCAGGACAACGTGAAAGCGCAGGTGACCGCCGACGTGGACTTCTCCATCGTCGAGCACACGGACGAGTCCTTCAAGCCGAACCAGGACCCGACCCGCGCCGCCATTCGCAGCCAGCAATCGAGCGAGTCGAGCCAGCAAGGCGCGGCGCCGGTGGGCGGCGTGCCTGGCGCGCTGTCCAACCAGCCGCCGGCGCCGGCCACGGCCCCGATCGCCACGGCCCAGCCACCGCGCCCGGGCCAGCCGAACCAGCCAGGGCAGCAGGCCGGCCAGCAAGGCCAGGCCGCGGGCCAGGCCCAGGGCGGCGCCACCGCCACGGCCCAGACCGGCCCGAGCAGCAACCGCCACGACTCCACCACCAACTACGAGCTCGACCGTACCGTGCGCCATGTGCAGCAGGCACCGGGCGGCGTGAAGCGCCTGTCGGTGGCCGTGGTGGTCAACTACCGTCAAAAGGCGGGCGCCAACGGCAAGATGGTGTCTGAAGCCCTGCCCGCCGCGCAGCTCGCCCAGATCGAGAACCTGACCAAGGAAGCCATGGGCTTCTCGGCCGACCGGGGCGACTCGCTCAACGTGGTCAACAGCCCGTTCAACGTGGACAACGACATCAAGCCGGAACTGCCGCTGTGGAAGCAGCCGGAGATGATCGCCCTGGCCAAGACCGCCGCCGGCTACCTGCTGCTGGCACTGCTGGCGCTGTTCGTGTGGTTCAAGGTAGCGCGTCCGGTGCTGCGCAAGTACACCGCGCCGCCCCTGCCGCCACCACAGGAAAATTCGGCCGACAACGAAGCGATTCTGTTGCCGCCTGAAGAGCCGGCAAATCCGGAAGTCCTGCGGCTTGCCGCTAAATATGAAAGCGATCTCGCCCTGGTGCGTGACGCCGCGCAGCGCGACCCGCGCCTGGTTGCTAGTGTGATCAAAAACTGGATGGCTAGCGATGACCGATGA
- the fliG gene encoding flagellar motor switch protein FliG — MTDEGLQKSAILMMSLGEDAAAEVFKHLGPREVQSLGSAMATLNSVTREQMSAVLSEFRQETEQYLALNVDSSAFIRSVLNKALGEERAVSVIEDILESRDPGAGIDSLNWMDSTSVAELIRDEHPQIIATILIHLDRQKSSEIIAMFTDRLRQDVILRIATFGGVQPGALQELTDVLTKLLAGQSLKRSRMGGVRTAAEIINLMSTAHEEAVIEGVRLHDGDLAQKIIDEMFLFENLMEVDDRGIQRVLKEVATESLIVALKGAPVELRDKFIRNMSTRAGEMLREDLEALGPVRVSQVEAEQKNILQVVRRLAEAGEVVIGGGDDAYV; from the coding sequence ATGACCGATGAAGGATTGCAGAAGAGCGCCATCCTGATGATGTCGCTCGGTGAAGACGCCGCAGCTGAAGTATTCAAGCACCTTGGCCCCCGCGAAGTGCAGAGCCTGGGCTCGGCCATGGCCACGCTCAACTCGGTGACACGCGAGCAGATGTCCGCCGTGCTGTCCGAGTTCCGCCAGGAAACCGAGCAGTATCTCGCGCTGAATGTGGATTCGAGCGCCTTCATCCGCAGCGTGCTGAACAAGGCGCTGGGCGAGGAGCGCGCGGTCTCGGTGATCGAGGACATCCTCGAGTCCCGCGACCCGGGCGCCGGCATCGACTCGCTGAACTGGATGGATTCCACTTCGGTGGCAGAACTGATCCGCGACGAACACCCGCAGATCATTGCCACCATCCTGATCCACCTGGACCGGCAGAAGTCGTCCGAGATCATCGCCATGTTCACCGATCGCCTGCGCCAGGACGTGATCCTGCGGATCGCCACTTTCGGCGGCGTGCAGCCTGGCGCCCTGCAGGAACTGACCGACGTGCTGACCAAGCTGCTGGCGGGCCAGAGCCTCAAGCGCAGCCGCATGGGCGGTGTGCGTACGGCGGCGGAGATCATCAACCTGATGAGCACGGCCCACGAAGAAGCGGTGATCGAAGGCGTGCGCCTGCACGACGGCGACCTCGCGCAGAAGATCATCGACGAGATGTTCCTGTTCGAGAACCTGATGGAAGTCGACGATCGCGGCATCCAGCGCGTGCTCAAGGAAGTGGCCACCGAATCGCTCATCGTCGCACTCAAGGGCGCGCCGGTGGAGTTGCGCGACAAGTTCATCCGCAACATGTCGACCCGCGCCGGCGAAATGCTGCGCGAAGACCTCGAAGCGCTGGGCCCGGTACGGGTCTCGCAAGTCGAGGCCGAGCAGAAGAACATCCTCCAGGTGGTACGACGCCTGGCCGAAGCCGGCGAAGTTGTAATCGGTGGTGGCGACGATGCCTACGTCTGA
- a CDS encoding thioesterase family protein produces the protein MARLNLEFPEDQFCYSTHLTVRVTDINSANHLGNDSMISMISEARARFLFDLRTADEPDAQTDQVGIIVTDLATTYRTEAHARDQLLFEVGVMDFNRYGGDITFRITRPADQALVAMAKSGFVFFSYERKQVVPMPEAFARKFPKVNWVDRGMAKAG, from the coding sequence ATGGCCCGCCTAAATCTCGAATTCCCCGAAGACCAATTCTGCTACTCCACCCACCTGACGGTGCGCGTGACCGATATCAACTCTGCCAACCACCTCGGCAATGACTCGATGATCTCGATGATTTCCGAGGCGCGGGCGCGCTTTCTGTTCGACCTGCGCACGGCAGACGAGCCGGATGCGCAGACCGACCAGGTGGGCATCATCGTGACCGACCTGGCCACCACCTACCGCACCGAGGCTCATGCCCGCGACCAGTTGCTGTTCGAGGTAGGGGTGATGGACTTCAACCGCTATGGCGGCGATATCACCTTCCGCATCACGCGTCCGGCAGATCAGGCGCTGGTGGCCATGGCCAAGTCCGGCTTTGTCTTCTTCAGCTACGAGCGCAAGCAGGTCGTGCCGATGCCGGAGGCGTTCGCGCGCAAGTTCCCCAAGGTCAACTGGGTGGACCGTGGGATGGCCAAGGCCGGCTGA
- a CDS encoding flagellar hook-length control protein FliK: MIDISQIVSNAATAASSRSSNTSSADAQQQQGFGDALARARNDDRTSSNNSNSSNNSNAGNTNTNNASARNDASGQSANAASQGTQANTVASKPSRRQDKDDETSEDQAADPAAQSAAAALAALLAPQPAQPAALAANGALPGSAGLPGTAALGAQAGLKDMKDPALASAAAATPNAAAPATSAAADTLATIASQRAALQAVPQTAASTQAATTDKPAATPGTDATKAAPDLAASLKAAMASQQGSNGQASSGQQDASLGQPYKAPLQLGDAGKGNAPAAAAAATAATPANPMQLAAAMRAAEPASTEATPAAVTPLMAAGSLAASQAPTSGGLSPTTSLPIAPPVGDGQWPQALGQQMVRLSTQGNHTAELQLNPPDLGPLKVVLNVVNDQAQAQFVSPHAAVRAAVEAALPQLRTALADNGIQLGQTSVGADGFAGQAGNGQQQQRQPGNAQNGFGTLAGIPAAPVNAGPVAPVARTLARGEVDTFA; encoded by the coding sequence ATGATCGATATCAGCCAGATTGTCAGCAATGCCGCCACTGCCGCCTCTTCGCGCAGCAGCAACACCAGCAGTGCCGACGCGCAGCAGCAGCAAGGGTTCGGCGATGCGCTGGCGCGCGCCCGCAACGACGACCGCACCAGCAGCAATAACAGCAATAGCAGCAATAACAGCAACGCCGGCAACACCAACACCAATAACGCGTCCGCACGCAACGACGCCAGCGGCCAGAGCGCCAATGCCGCCAGTCAAGGCACGCAAGCCAACACGGTAGCCAGCAAGCCGTCACGCCGCCAGGATAAGGACGACGAGACGTCCGAGGACCAGGCTGCGGATCCCGCCGCACAGTCCGCCGCCGCCGCGCTGGCCGCCCTGCTCGCGCCGCAGCCGGCCCAGCCTGCCGCGCTGGCAGCCAACGGCGCGCTGCCAGGCTCGGCCGGACTGCCCGGCACTGCCGCCCTGGGCGCGCAAGCTGGCTTGAAGGACATGAAGGACCCGGCGCTCGCCAGCGCCGCGGCCGCCACACCCAACGCGGCCGCACCGGCGACCTCGGCCGCCGCCGATACGCTGGCCACCATCGCGTCCCAGCGCGCCGCGCTGCAGGCCGTGCCGCAAACCGCGGCCAGCACCCAGGCGGCGACCACGGACAAGCCCGCCGCAACGCCCGGCACCGACGCCACCAAGGCCGCCCCGGACCTGGCCGCCAGCCTCAAGGCCGCCATGGCCAGCCAGCAAGGCAGCAATGGCCAGGCCTCCTCCGGGCAGCAGGACGCCTCGCTCGGCCAGCCGTACAAGGCCCCGCTGCAGCTTGGCGATGCCGGCAAGGGCAACGCGCCCGCAGCAGCCGCGGCAGCCACCGCCGCCACGCCGGCCAACCCGATGCAACTGGCGGCAGCCATGCGCGCCGCCGAGCCGGCCAGCACCGAAGCCACGCCCGCCGCCGTCACGCCGCTGATGGCGGCCGGCAGCCTGGCCGCGAGCCAGGCGCCGACCTCGGGCGGCCTGTCGCCGACCACCTCGCTGCCGATCGCGCCGCCCGTGGGTGACGGCCAGTGGCCGCAAGCGCTGGGCCAGCAGATGGTGCGCCTGTCGACCCAAGGCAACCACACCGCCGAGCTGCAGCTCAATCCGCCCGACCTCGGCCCGCTCAAGGTCGTGCTCAACGTCGTCAACGACCAGGCCCAGGCCCAGTTCGTCTCGCCGCACGCCGCCGTGCGCGCCGCGGTCGAAGCCGCGCTGCCGCAACTGCGCACCGCGCTGGCCGACAACGGGATCCAGCTGGGCCAGACCTCGGTGGGCGCCGACGGCTTTGCCGGCCAGGCCGGCAACGGCCAGCAGCAGCAACGCCAGCCGGGCAACGCGCAGAACGGCTTCGGCACGTTGGCCGGGATCCCGGCAGCCCCGGTCAATGCCGGCCCCGTGGCCCCGGTGGCACGCACCCTCGCTCGCGGCGAAGTCGACACCTTCGCCTGA